From Bombyx mori chromosome 18, ASM3026992v2:
AGATGCGAGTTTCTAATGGGGGGCTTACATTTCTCTATAGATTTTATGATTATGCTCCTCCGTTATTATAGATTAAGTACCTGAACAAAGTATACTTACCGATTGCAGTCAATATTCAATGCCTTTGAAATCATGACCTGGGTTCCATCCATCCATTGTGTGGCTGAGTGGACTTCCAAACCCTCTTCTGTAGGCTTAGTCACACAGCTCAAATTCTCCATCATAAAATGGTACTGACCATAAATTGTGTTACTGCCTTTAATAAGTTTGACTACATCGGTACCTCTGTCTGTTGCTTCCATAGAAGTAAACAAAGTATTCCTTTTCGGATCCTTCTTAGCTTCTTTGATGTCTATGACTGGTTTTTTAATGTTGGCATATTTAGCCTTCACCAGTTTGGCTGCACGGTCAGCTATTTGTTGGGTCTCCGCTACAATCATTCCTATGGGTTGATTGAAATATTCAACTTTGCTGCTGCAGAAGACTTCTTCGTTAGCAATGTAAAATAGAGTTTGAGCTGGTGTAAAGGAATTTTCACCAGGAATGTCCTTCGCTGAGTAAAATGCAATCACTCCGGGTACGTTCTATAAATAATAACGGTTCGTGATAATATTTTGGAGCGAATATGGACTAATACAATTTATCTGGTACTATTTTCGaaagatatattatattataatgtatagaTTACAGTTTGCACATTTATTTCTGTTGCTTGTCAGACGTACCACGGGTCGTCGAATAACTGATAAGCAATGACCACAGCAGTTCCTGTAGATCACAAGATAACGTGTTTACTGTATAAACGCTATTTCACCATAGGAAATGTAATGTATAACTGCTTCATGTAGTAATAAGCAGAATAGTAGTACCATTAGAAGTTCAAAATATGCCTAAAGGCAAGTTTACTATAGTTTGAAATCCCGCGTATACGGTTGATGAAGGGCTTATGTATACCAGACTTTTTAGGTCATACCTCTACCTGCACTGTGGACTCTTTTAGCTGTTGAAGAAGGATATACCATAACGATCTGCAACTACATACCAGAGCTTGAGATGGATCTATTTTCACAAGGTCTCCTTTAGATATTGTACTCAATGCAAAAGCGGCAAACACTTCACGAGGTAAGGTTGGTATGTCTTCAGAAAAATGGGCTTCTCCAGCGCATTGGATCTGAAATAACATGTTCGGTACATAATTTCTgcatctactactactactacgcaCAAACCATTAACAATctcaatatttacaataaactgCTAACTGCATGGAACAATAGGTACAAAAACACAGgaaattataaattcattatttaaatacttttgtATATTGACGCTTACCAAAGCCTCAACTTTGGGTATGGGTTGACCTAAAGGCCATTCCGTAGGATTGGTGTCAAAGATTTGTCTGCCTTCGGATACGGGTCGTGTCTCATGGATCTTAATAGCACCTGATCGATAGCGGGAATTCAGCTGATTGTTTGGACAAAGCGTTAGGAGTCCCTGCGAAGTTCAAACAAATTTCTTATTcaacattgaaataattttatagataTAAGATACCCCACTAAAAGTAGTCAAGACTGTTTTGAAATTGCAATTGATTTCATACCTTATAAAATAGATTCAAAGCTAATTTCTCTCTATATTTTGCCGAAGGTTCAGGCGGCATCTCTGTCACGACCAGTTCGTTTTTCAGTATATTAAGAGCTCTCTGTAGAGTGTTGTTCGTGAAGAGAGCTTTACCGACTAAGAAGCTTTCAGTCGCGAAAGCTCTGGTAAATTGTGAAGATAGACCTCCGTAGCTGATTCTGCACTCTATCACCGTGCCGTtgctattcagtttgtataggTACGCTGCGTTGACGATCGCATGAGCGCTCTGTGATCGCGGCATTACCTAGAATCAATTCAAACTTGATCAAAATCAGGACATATTCTACTGAAATTTCTAGTTCGTGAGCCGTAAGCTAATAGCTACCAAGAGCCAGGTTCAAATTCCctaaaataactaataatacCTATAGTAAagctgataaaaaataataatgctgtaaattattatatagCTCAACTAAAGTAACTTAAAGActattgatattaaaaaatactaatcAATGATATTAGAAATAATCGTCAGAACGATTGTACCTATATAAATATAACTTAATGAAACGGTCAAAAATATAGGAATGATGAACAACGAgtattattttaacataaacAACTTCTGAGTTCAAGTGCCTTCCAAAATTACGTTACGTGTTCAGTTTcgcattatttaaatttttacgaagcaaaataaagttaatatacAGTTGTGAACATgctgaagataaaaaaaaatatagttgatAATATTTTACCCAGCGAAGCTAAACTCACATTGGGAATATGGTAATGATTGAAAcaagaatagtttaaaaacaacTTTAAATTTAGCTGTTAGATCAGAAATTCTCGATGATGATGTTACGACTTTTTTTGAAGTCACTAGATTTGTGATCgtgcccaactggtgttaaatggttccTAGAGCCCCTAAAAAAGGCGGCGTTTCCGTCTTAAGGTAACGCGGTGGAACTcacttcacagtagaaataggcatttGAAATCGTTGGGTGAAAGGTTATgaggcttaagcgacatttttgcaactttttcaggagagccatttaaagtttgaaatttggaaaaaatatcatgacagaaatacttcttcggctatttgaattttgtatacttattaaaaacaagcggtccgctccggctccgctcgggtctttaacaaaaatttcaatgatatttgacaagttgtttttttttttttttttaaagaacgcTTATTGccgcataactataatagttagatatatgctgtcgcgacactttttgtaaataataatatgttctacaaagtcatagcacataattttttttccatcatcaatagttttcgcagggcacgcgatgtaaagagtattttaggtaattttttttcaccttgggttacattattggagttttagtaaggaaagGATCCCTaatgtttttcaaaaaagattatagactcgggaatagtgtagcttccaaacagtgaaagaattttttaaatcggttcagtaatttcgaagcctattcaatacaaacaaacaaatctctcctctttataatattagtatagatctagatagcggtaggcagcggcttgactcgccccctggcattgctgacgtcgatgagcgacggtaaccactcaccatcgggtgggcttgtcaataaaaaaaaaaccaaactgccagtaggtatagtaaccggcaaacttcttgagcaaatgaccttgactgcgcagaaccgaattttagatcactttggtggtgagggtgaggcgcgacggcaggggaaatcgtatcgagcgcgttattggtagatcaatcgaaccttgcgtcccgcaccgcgccttcattccgcttgctcccaaaagtacgcttgcgtacagtgaaaagtctgtcgttattaatcgttaagttatttgttataattacttgtggactttgttgccattgctatttgttgattgtttgttgattttttataaaacatacactatgccgcgacaaactggtgtactattcaaaagaaagggtagaaaaattgtgtacgacgtatattgcttcattataaaacgggggaagaatgatatggaaaaattaaaacagacttcggaagtaacaaaaccatcagtgagtactgttaggtgcattattattaaggaagctaaaggctctggcttgctcgccgtgtttcggactccgggtaagaaaagatcagggaagaagaaagttaccggaatggatagtttcgttcaatctgtaataaaaagatgtaatcataataactacataacaagcagcgaaactcagTACCGTAgtaaggcttcgaaaaatttaaagaagatataaattctaatggctcggtatgaagcttacgacgaattatgaaagagctaggcttcagatggaaaaaaaacagaaaataatcggaagctggtaattgaaaaaagttacattcgattactacgaatcgaatatcttcaaaaaagaattaattatagacaaaaaagtagaccgaaccgaccgagttgtaaactacaccgatgatccctatgtcgactcatcacgatgatagcaacTCAGGTGataaaaacagtgatgatgatggtcaagattatgataacgaaaaaaaaaattacaaataccagcttcgcttcaactgaaccaagacctggcaacagctctagttttgacttaatagaaggaatatctattttaccccaagattaaattattacaattattaacctatattttttgttgatgttctcataaatatataaataaatacatatgttgattttaataatttaattgcgttatgacgcagagtaaataatgtttttgcacgtgagtgtaccatgcgcaaacttacccccactacgtcgacaaatgctcaagaagtttgccggctattatataTGATTTGAAGAGTAGGACAGACGCcatataataaaatgaagtcATCAACCTCCCATCCCAAGGCGGCTGCCAACTAGTATTTACTGTACAAAAAAGGGAGTAAGCGCCAGAAATGTTGAACTATTACGTTTCACTGTTAAGTCGGCGGCACTTGCAGCTCATACAGTAGGCGTTCAGAATGTTAGTTATACGAATGCTCTCATCATTGAGACTTTCTAAATACGAAGCGAAGTATAGCGCGATAACTAAATCGTAACACAGGAGAATAGGTACTCAAACTTAGGTAATCGTATCTGCAACGTTTAATCATGGCAAATGGAGTTTAGAATTTATGCTCTGAGTATAAATAACCACCCAGTTAATCCAGCGTTAATGCTTTTAATGTTTGAGTTTTTCTAAAGATTCACCTTGAAGGTAACAAGGCGATGCTGATCCGTCAGTGGGGGTAAAAGAATGTGTAGAATAATCTTTCCTTTCATGTCTTCTTTTAGGAATTGCTGCATAGTGACCACTTTGGTTTGACCTCTTGAGTTCtctggaaaaaaaaatcgactaaaAATATGTTTGATCCAAACTGTATTCAAAATTTATGAAGAGTCATAGGGCAGAGTCAGGTGTCCGTGGAGAAATATCGTGTCACACTTGGGAAATTGTTGACGTGTAACTTCAAAGTACTGAATATTTCATAAACTATAAGTCAATCTTTCGTCTCCATCATTTGCCATGACGTGAACGGTAAGTAGATCATTGGGCCATCGTGATATGTTCCTTATGGTCTGCCTATCTAGCGCTAAGATAACATGATTGCCACAGACCATTTTGAGATGCTAAGATAAAGTGTTCAGTTGGGTTGCATTGGATTAAGATCTATTTGGGATTGAAACACGTAGCATGATGTGACCAATACCTGAAATCTGACAACAAGACATTCAACTTACGCAACTCAAGCTGAGCCCCAACTGTGTCAAACAACAAAAACACATCAGACGGAAATTCATTGTGCATGTGTTTTATCATCAAATTACCACCTACGGAACCAATCTGTAACaacgaaaataaaacacttattttacaaaaatgcaTCAATTAAAAACGagttcatatttatattttgctgGCAGATAGACAATGAAAGTGTTTCGTATAACTTAATGTTCGCGCattctaaataattaaaattaagtaagtgATCGCTACAAACCGGTTCATTTTAATAGGTTTTTTGCAATTTTGACAGGAACTTCTTAATGTGCATTGCAACGGAAATAAGTAGTTAATTTAATCTTAGAACCGTCTGCCATGCgttattttatgtctatttaTTTCATAGGAATttctacgtatttttttattttattttactctttAGAGTTaaagaatcgtttttttttaattatctataactagtcaggtcataagtattgtcacacagtaaaaactttttttttagaatgctggccacaaaaatgtttattgaattcgaatttcgaattgttcatgaaaataaaaatgtgtacttttagaattttactcatttttaaatatggagtggacgcttaaagaagaccgtgttgcagttattgcattgcatcgttgcggttacgcgccaattcaaatttttaacatactgaaaaatttgaatataaccaaaagattcgtttatcgtaccattaAACGATACagtgaagactctagtgtagatgacaggtcaagaagtggtcgccctcggtctgttaggactccagcagtgataaaagctgtgaaggcgtgaattcaaagaaatcccaaacgtaagcagaaactgttggcccttcagatagggttaagcagaaccacggtaaaAAGGGTTTTAAAtgagacttagggcttcgggcatatcgaagaaaaacaggacatcgtttgaatgctcgtctaatggacctgagactgaagagatgccgcgctttgttgaagcggtacgcgggaaaaaaatatcgggaaattcttttttcggatgaaaaaatttttaccgtagaagagagctacaacaaacaaaatgataaggtgtacgcacacagtagtgaagaagcgagcaaccgtattccgcgtgtccaacgaggtcattttccatcctcgctcatggtatggttgggagtttcttattggggcttaacagaggtacatttttgtgagaaaggtgtaaaaacgaatgcagttgtggatcaaaatacagtcctgacgaaccttgtagaacctgtttctcataccatgttcaataacaggcactgggtattccaacaagattcggcgccagctcatagagcgaagagcacacaagactggctggcggcgcgtgaaatcgacttcatccggcacgaacactggtcctcctccagtccagatttgaatccgttagattacaagatatggcaacacttggaggaaaaggcgtgctcaaagcctcatcccaatttggagtcactcaagacatccttgattaaggcagccgccgatattgacatggacctcgttcgtgctgcgatagacgactggccgcgcagattgaaggcctgtattcaaaatcacgtaggtcattttgaataaactttagtgtcataagaatctatgttttgttaaattcattttggtatatgaatgattacataatgaataaacttgtttcaattattttacattaaacatgtgacagaatttatgacctgactaggtatattagtacgtgaagcagaaattttgtacccctttttacgaaaattgcgcggatggagaaTATAAagtttctcacacttatagaaaatatagagaagaagtgcagaatgctaacatattttttagttaTGCATAAACAAATCTTCAAATCAGTaaagaaagcattacacacattaccatgtatttgacacacacacgcatacctatatatttattgttaaagccgaattatactcgaatttcgactacagagggaccactagttatttttaaatgcgCTTACTTATTGTATGGATTTCGTTTTTGATACAACATACAACTTAGTATCGATTTACATACATTTCTGACGGGTATGTGGGCGACCAATAACAAATGTTCGTAAAGCTTCCTCAGGTACTTGAAGTATTCTTCCTTTGAAGCTGTCTCGAAAGTATTCAATAATTCGGTAAGCGTCAATCCAACACCTACTACTAAATTCTGGTCATAAAGGCAAATCTTTAATTGGGCTACAGCGCTAATATCAATCAATACTTTCGGATATTCGAAGATTGGATATGCACCTGAAATAACAGAGAGGAATTTTCTGTTATATAACGTTAGTAGTTAAGCGAGCCAAAAGGCATTGCGAAGTCAGCGCTGATATCTGCTTCAAGCCTTGCTCATCGATAGGGAATGctctgaaaaataatttatgctGATCCTTTCCATCTTTTTTCACCATACCATGCGACCAGAGCACAATTAATTACTGCTACTCAATACATCTGCGTTtctcaaaaacatttttgttacaTATCATCCGACAAGAATATCTCCCCTCCACGGCCTTTCCGGGGTGTAGTGTAAAATTACTTTTCGAAGTTTTAAGTTTTCAGTACACTCCTTAGTTTTTGTATTTCTGGTGATAGTAATGTCTATAAGCTATATAAATCGCTGGCAGTTAAGCGGAATACTTTCTGGTCGATAAACTTTTTTTTGAGTCGTCGGGTAAGGTACGGTATTGTGTGCCTGGTATGCTCCTGGTAAATTCCGCAGGCAAGTATAGTACtaattcttctaatgaaatacgtagtcaCAAAATTTTCATGAATGATCATCTTGtaataagaattattattaatcccccgaaaaatataatttgtacaCTTACATAATTTAGATACATTGTATCTCATGCCGGTATGTAAGTGAAGGCATTTGTGATgttgtatatgggctccgggaaCCACTTAGCACGAGTTGGGCTATTAGTTCGTTCACTGATCTATGCAATAATATCTGCCACCAATAACATCAATATATGGCTAAATCACTAAAACAGGTGTAGTAAGAACCCgataaattacaatatataataattaaaaataccttTAGCCGTATTCCCAAAGACCAGCATATATGAGTCATATCCTTTCTGATTAAGAATTTTGAATATATCATCAACATTCGTAACACGGTACCAATATTTATTGTCATGCAACGGTATTTCTATAATACCCTCGGCCTTGTATTCTTCTTTTTCAATTATGCACCAGTCTTCGTCATTACAATTACTCTTATCACATTTTTTACCAGTTCTCTTACAGATAGTCAAATCTTCTATGTCTAAAATTCTATGCTCTTTAGGGCAGTCTTTGGCAAATTTTTTGAAGGCGTCCAATATGGGTCTGTAGCCAGTACATCTGCAGACATTGCTGCTGAGGGATTTCTCTATTTCTAGCATCGTTAAATCATTGTTGCCTTTGAGGAGACTGAAAGAAGTTCAtgttgtattttctttaaagccacattaacttttaaattattttatattgaatattaaattcaaCTGTGTCGGAAATATTCTTAAAACCTTATCATAGGCTATTCAATTGTTTACATGTTCTTACATCTAAGCTAAGTCTGATTGAAGTAGTATCTAAGACTCATAATTTATTGTTCAACTTTCTTCGTCGTGTTTGATACTTCTACTGGCCATACCATTGACACCGCCAATGCTTGGAactatattcataataataatttggttattttaaaataccttTTCAGTACAGCTAAATATCGTGTAAAGAAACTCTTTAGCTACAATGAATTTAAAGTATTGGAAATTTGCAAGTACagatattaataaaatctaaaaaaattagtTCTAACCTGTGCATCGCCATGACCCAAGCTGGAGAGCAATACCCACATTGGGTCCCATTATAATCAGCCAAAGTCTTCTGTAGAACGTTGTACCCTTTGTTTCTGTTCCCCAATTCTTCTATCGTTGTAATTTCCCAATCTTGACATGACGTAATTGATACCATACACTGAAAATATTTGGTTATTATTTAGCAACAGTATGATCTATTGCAAGtagaataaataaagtatatgaTCTTAATAAATTAGTCATATAATGCTTTCTAATAAGAACGTATTATCATCGCAGATTTTATAAGCCTACGGAAACAGCAGAAGTTGTTTTGGATAAGGTTCAAGACTCCTTAATAATCGCTGGCTCTTGTTTTAAGATGCCACTTTAAAAAGCAGAAGAGCTTAAGGTCTTCGCGATAATTATTACCCATGATACAAAGCTACGCGCTTATACACAGTTTAAACACAAAGTTTTGAAACTCTGAGGTAATATTGTAGGAAGTTCTTTTGGAGATTAATCTTACCGAATTAACAGCTTCGACCGGTCCTCCTGGGCATTTGACGACAGACACAATGCAAGCTCCGCACCCAGCCTCACGACACATGTACTTGGTACCACGCAGCTCTAGGTT
This genomic window contains:
- the LOC101738607 gene encoding LOW QUALITY PROTEIN: uncharacterized protein LOC101738607 (The sequence of the model RefSeq protein was modified relative to this genomic sequence to represent the inferred CDS: deleted 2 bases in 1 codon), whose protein sequence is MSRIRFKVNAIPYSVGGEVSSDLTLADYIRQNLELRGTKYMCREAGCGACIVSVVKCPGGPVEAVNSCMVSITSCQDWEITTIEELGNRNKGYNVLQKTLADYNGTQCGYCSPAWVMAMHSLLKGNNDLTMLEIEKSLSSNVCRCTGYRPILDAFKKFAKDCPKEHRILDIEDLTICKRTGKKCDKSNCNDEDWCIIEKEEYKAEGIIEIPLHDNKYWYRVTNVDDIFKILNQKGYDSYMLVFGNTAKGAYPIFEYPKVLIDISAVAQLKICLYDQNLVVGVGLTLTELLNTFETASKEEYFKYLRKLYEHLLLVAHIPVRNIGSVGGNLMIKHMHNEFPSDVFLLFDTVGAQLELQNSRGQTKVVTMQQFLKEDMKGKIILHILLPPLTDQHRLVTFKVMPRSQSAHAIVNAAYLYKLNSNGTVIECRISYGGLSSQFTRAFATESFLVGKALFTNNTLQRALNILKNELVVTEMPPEPSAKYREKLALNLFYKGLLTLCPNNQLNSRYRSGAIKIHETRPVSEGRQIFDTNPTEWPLGQPIPKVEALIQCAGEAHFSEDIPTLPREVFAAFALSTISKGDLVKIDPSQALNVPGVIAFYSAKDIPGENSFTPAQTLFYIANEEVFCSSKVEYFNQPIGMIVAETQQIADRAAKLVKAKYANIKKPVIDIKEAKKDPKRNTLFTSMEATDRGTDVVKLIKGSNTIYGQYHFMMENLSCVTKPTEEGLEVHSATQWMDGTQVMISKALNIDCNRIDVHVRRLGGAYGMKISRPIQVAIACSLAVQKLNRPCRFIQSLTTTTRAIGKRLPCSTDFEVGVNRSGVIQHMNFYKLYEDNGYKVNETLTFLGTDMFNNCYNNSRWNYQCYDSITDTAKNTWCRSPGTLENISMAEYVVEQISYELSLDPFDVRLANLDTTRFNDLKEMSDTLKKNAEYTKRRAAVTKFNAENRWKKRGLRCSFSRWTPAGGQYLDTNMAVYHEDGTVAICHGGIEMGQGLNTKAAQICAYYLKIPLEKIQVKANSTVLTPNGFISGGSQTSLNIGVAVTRCCEELLRRLQPIRLQMNNPTWEELVKKAFDSNVDLQVHGFVSAIDAQIYNIFGVSLAEVEVDVLTGESEILRVDILQDVGKSVSPEIDIGQVEGAFIMGLGYWTCEKLVYEPNTGELLTDRTWNYSVPLARDIPQDLRVYFRKNSYSTELFLGAKATGEPPMCLSIVIAFALREAIAEARRESGIPTTEWFQIDGPYRVESLCLAAANKTDDFKLN